A window from Tenacibaculum singaporense encodes these proteins:
- a CDS encoding HU domain-containing protein encodes MTLANYINDLLYRYDCVIVPNFGGFVTNKIGARVNTTTHTFYPPKKQLTFNAYLQHNDGLLANYIASSKNISFEEAIAFIAEEVAQWNEKLATTTVTVASVGSLSLNEAKQIIFEPNPSSNFLKESFGLAEVSTPSVERVKEVAIKSLPATTKESRKTIPLYLKRTAAAAVFVGIAYVGWNGVQNQQQVLANQEEAVEKKIQSATFVIENPLPTINLNVSKEDRNFHIIAGAFQEEHNAENKLAELQDKGYDASIVGKNGLGLTQVAFASYVTKEEARKALEIIKESVSEDAWLLAK; translated from the coding sequence ATGACATTAGCCAACTACATTAACGATTTATTATATAGATACGATTGCGTAATTGTTCCTAATTTTGGAGGATTTGTAACCAATAAAATTGGTGCTAGAGTAAATACAACTACTCACACTTTTTATCCGCCAAAAAAACAACTAACGTTTAATGCATATTTACAGCATAATGACGGTTTATTGGCAAACTATATAGCTTCAAGTAAAAATATTTCTTTTGAAGAAGCTATTGCTTTTATTGCAGAGGAAGTTGCACAATGGAATGAAAAGTTAGCAACAACAACTGTTACTGTTGCTTCTGTAGGAAGCTTGTCATTAAACGAAGCAAAACAAATTATTTTTGAACCAAATCCATCAAGTAACTTTTTAAAAGAATCTTTTGGATTAGCTGAGGTTTCAACACCTTCTGTAGAAAGAGTCAAAGAAGTAGCAATTAAGTCATTACCTGCCACTACTAAAGAAAGCAGAAAAACAATTCCGTTGTATTTAAAAAGAACTGCAGCTGCAGCGGTTTTTGTAGGAATTGCTTATGTGGGTTGGAATGGTGTTCAAAATCAACAACAAGTATTAGCAAACCAAGAAGAAGCTGTTGAGAAGAAGATTCAATCAGCAACTTTTGTAATTGAAAATCCGTTACCTACTATTAACTTAAATGTTAGTAAAGAAGATAGAAACTTTCATATCATTGCAGGAGCTTTTCAAGAAGAGCACAATGCTGAAAACAAATTAGCAGAGTTACAAGATAAAGGGTATGATGCTTCTATTGTTGGAAAGAATGGCTTAGGTTTAACTCAAGTAGCTTTTGCAAGTTATGTAACTAAAGAAGAAGCTAGAAAAGCCTTAGAAATTATTAAAGAATCTGTTAGCGAAGACGCTTGGTTATTGGCTAAATAA